One Phoenix dactylifera cultivar Barhee BC4 chromosome 8, palm_55x_up_171113_PBpolish2nd_filt_p, whole genome shotgun sequence genomic window carries:
- the LOC103702948 gene encoding putative anthocyanidin reductase, whose amino-acid sequence MYPKKQQSENIGPHVAWATTCQKADLERCGGGSILMMRASEVCVVGASGYLGSWLVKKLLEKGHAVHATLRNSGDESKTRLLKSLPGADTRLLLFEADLFEPHSFEAPIQGCQFVFLLAAPAPLNANFSQQDIVKATLAAVPNILRLCELSGTVKRIIFTGSVTAASPLKEDGTGYEDFIDETCWTPLNLSFALFEDAVKSYTCLKTLSEKELLSYNGREGKGELEVVSLTCGLVGGDTILPYVPLSVRDIVSPLTGDKVTQGHLKFLQALLGSVPLVHIEDVCEAHAFCMEKPSMTGRFLLACAYPSMQEIVDYYATKYPELEVLKEVEGEGQSIQSRARKLVDMGFKYGFGVEQILDDSVRCAKRLGEPNLVV is encoded by the exons ATGTACCCGAAAAAACAACAAAGTGAGAACATAGGGCCCCATGTCGCTTGGGCTACAACTTGCCAAAAAGCAGACTTAGAGAGGTGCGGTGGGGGTTCCATCTTGATGATGAGGGCTAGCGAGGTTTGCGTTGTGGGAGCTTCCGGCTATCTTGGTTCCTGGCTTGTGAAGAAGCTTCTCGAGAAAGGCCATGCCGTTCATGCTACCTTGAGGAACTCAG GAGATGAATCCAAGACGAGGCTTCTGAAGAGCCTCCCGGGGGCGGACACCCGGCTGCTTCTCTTCGAAGCCGATCTCTTCGAGCCCCACTCGTTCGAGGCGCCCATCCAAGGGTGTCAGTTCGTCTTCCTCCTTGCCGCGCCTGCGCCACTCAACGCCAACTTCTCTCAG caagATATTGTCAAAGCCACATTAGCTGCAGTCCCGAACATCTTGCGGTTGTGCGAATTATCCGGGACGGTGAAGCGAATCATCTTCACCGGTTCTGTCACAGCTGCATCGCCATTGAAGGAAGACGGCACCGGTTATGAAGATTTCATCGACGAAACTTGTTGGACACCTCTCAATCTCTCATTTGCTCTCTTTGAAGATGCTGTGAAG TCTTACACATGTCTGAAGACGCTCTCGGAGAAAGAACTGTTGAGCTACAACGGCAGAGAAGGGAAGGGAGAATTAGAGGTGGTCAGCCTAACTTGTGGCCTGGTTGGAGGAGATACAATTCTTCCCTATGTACCATTGAGTGTACGAGACATTGTGTCCCCACTCACCGGAGACAAGGTGACTCAAGGACATCTCAAGTTCCTACAGGCGTTGCTGGGCTCAGTGCCTTTGGTGCACATCGAAGATGTTTGTGAAGCCCATGCTTTCTGCATGGAGAAACCTTCGATGACCGGCAGGTTTCTCTTGGCATGCGCATACCCATCGATGCAAGAAATTGTGGACTACTACGCCACGAAGTACCCTGAGCTTGAAGTGCTTAAGGA AGTGGAGGGGGAAGGACAAAGCATCCAGAGCAGGGCAAGAAAGCTGGTCGACATGGGCTTCAAGTATGGGTTTGGTGTGGAGCAGATATTAGATGACAGTGTTCGATGTGCCAAGAGGCTCGGGGAACCGAACCTGGTAGTCTAG